In the Leptospira bourretii genome, one interval contains:
- a CDS encoding sensor histidine kinase translates to MWQFHPYSLLLFLAFGFNLVLGLFVLKSFRLDLVKYLLILVFGSMMWTGFYGIDFVFISPALHRSFIAFLYIGVALANLGMVLVSLEFTQNRHLLTKKFWVMLTIQPLVTLAVCVLDPIFKTLTLDTYLVNINGRIQWIQETNVGGFIVSYFFSFFWSAFVAYLLIKGIFVSKSTERRRYLLILVSYLFIWVTAILHKLGFRPLPGLNITAVMSTMQVILIFFAIGYYRMFDLVPLVRGEIVDELDEAVVILDFNNRIVDWNMSAEHLFRISSKNSTLLSYKYFFASAPGIISKLDHLSDKKTLTKWIWEKDEKYWEVTAKQIRDANRKKIGMVLVFRDITEQRNLEKQMVNVNRELLVANGTKDRFLSIISHDLRGPLAGIKMLLKVLNEDMKKKEDALAGMTQSLVDATESVFSLLENLLEWSKLQRGQEEYRPHYYRLDNIVRECLELFTLSASNKGIVLEVNVPSHAMVFCDDRMIITVIRNLISNALKFSHKNGKVIIEATDIGEDWQVSVIDSGVGMSKAIVDKLFKVGEVIKSTGTQGETGNGIGLLLCHEFVSVNGGTMYADSDGVSGSRFVFTIPKKMREEIVS, encoded by the coding sequence TTGTGGCAATTTCATCCTTATAGTTTACTTCTATTTCTAGCATTCGGCTTCAATCTTGTATTGGGGCTTTTCGTTCTCAAATCCTTCCGCCTAGATCTTGTTAAATACCTTTTAATTTTAGTTTTCGGTTCTATGATGTGGACCGGATTTTATGGAATTGATTTTGTATTTATCAGTCCTGCCCTTCATAGATCCTTTATTGCATTTTTGTACATTGGTGTTGCTCTTGCCAATTTAGGAATGGTGCTTGTTTCATTAGAGTTTACGCAGAACAGGCATTTGCTGACAAAAAAGTTTTGGGTTATGTTAACAATCCAACCGCTGGTTACACTTGCGGTATGTGTTCTTGATCCCATTTTTAAAACTTTAACACTCGATACATATTTAGTAAATATCAACGGTCGAATTCAGTGGATCCAGGAAACAAATGTTGGTGGATTCATCGTTTCCTATTTCTTTTCTTTTTTTTGGTCTGCATTTGTAGCTTATCTACTGATCAAAGGTATTTTTGTTTCTAAATCGACTGAAAGACGAAGGTATTTGTTGATTTTGGTGTCCTACTTGTTTATTTGGGTTACGGCCATTTTACATAAGTTAGGTTTTCGTCCTCTACCCGGACTCAATATTACTGCAGTGATGAGTACGATGCAGGTAATTTTGATTTTTTTCGCCATCGGATACTATCGAATGTTTGACCTTGTTCCATTGGTTCGGGGGGAAATCGTCGACGAGTTAGACGAAGCCGTGGTGATCCTCGATTTTAATAATCGCATTGTTGATTGGAATATGTCCGCAGAACATTTGTTTCGAATCTCTTCCAAAAACTCTACGTTACTTTCATATAAATATTTTTTTGCATCCGCTCCTGGAATTATTTCTAAACTCGATCATTTGTCAGATAAAAAAACACTTACAAAATGGATTTGGGAAAAAGATGAAAAGTATTGGGAAGTGACCGCAAAACAGATCCGAGATGCGAACCGTAAAAAAATTGGGATGGTTCTTGTTTTTCGCGATATCACCGAACAAAGAAATTTAGAAAAACAAATGGTAAATGTCAACCGTGAACTCTTGGTTGCCAATGGAACCAAAGATCGTTTTTTATCGATCATTTCACATGATTTGCGTGGCCCACTTGCTGGGATTAAAATGTTACTCAAAGTATTGAATGAGGACATGAAAAAGAAAGAAGATGCACTCGCAGGAATGACACAATCTTTGGTAGATGCAACGGAATCTGTTTTTTCCTTATTGGAAAACCTTTTGGAATGGTCTAAGTTGCAACGGGGACAGGAAGAATATAGACCACATTACTATCGTTTGGATAATATTGTACGGGAGTGTTTGGAACTCTTTACTCTTAGCGCATCAAACAAAGGTATTGTTTTGGAGGTGAATGTTCCTTCTCATGCAATGGTGTTTTGCGATGATCGAATGATCATCACTGTCATTCGAAATTTAATTTCAAATGCCCTGAAGTTCAGTCATAAGAATGGTAAAGTGATCATTGAAGCAACCGATATTGGGGAGGATTGGCAGGTTTCAGTCATTGACTCTGGAGTAGGTATGTCGAAAGCCATCGTTGACAAACTATTTAAAGTTGGGGAAGTGATTAAGTCAACAGGGACCCAAGGGGAGACAGGGAATGGAATCGGACTTTTACTCTGTCATGAATTTGTTTCTGTCAACGGAGGGACCATGTATGCTGATAGCGATGGAGTATCTGGCTCTAGATTCGTTTTTACAATTCCTAAAAAAATGAGAGAGGAGATCGTTTCATGA
- a CDS encoding bactofilin family protein, producing MSKKEMQTTITEHGVIATILGKETAFNGTLAFKKPLQISGDFTGEIISDGYLVISEGARVKANIKAGTVVVGGTIIGNVTATQRLEMLSTGKVQGNIRTAKLQIADGVVFDGNCEMLSSEET from the coding sequence ATGTCAAAAAAAGAAATGCAAACAACCATCACCGAACACGGAGTCATTGCCACTATTCTAGGAAAAGAAACGGCGTTTAACGGAACTTTGGCGTTCAAAAAACCTTTACAGATTTCTGGTGATTTCACGGGCGAAATCATCTCCGATGGTTATCTGGTGATTAGCGAAGGTGCACGAGTCAAAGCAAATATCAAGGCTGGTACGGTTGTTGTTGGTGGAACCATTATTGGAAACGTAACGGCAACACAACGATTAGAAATGTTATCTACGGGCAAAGTCCAAGGAAATATTCGTACGGCAAAACTTCAAATTGCTGATGGGGTTGTATTTGATGGGAATTGTGAAATGCTAAGCAGCGAAGAAACTTAG
- a CDS encoding tetratricopeptide repeat protein, whose product MISDKMKAVLVHYNQALSLYKSRKFAEAKEEFKKGLAIHPGDGPSKLYIERCDDYIADPPPEDWDGVYNMKTK is encoded by the coding sequence ATCATTAGTGATAAAATGAAAGCAGTATTGGTTCATTACAACCAAGCCCTTTCGTTATACAAATCGCGAAAGTTCGCAGAAGCAAAAGAAGAGTTCAAAAAAGGACTCGCGATTCATCCTGGAGATGGCCCCTCGAAACTATATATTGAACGTTGCGATGATTATATCGCAGATCCCCCACCAGAAGATTGGGACGGGGTCTATAACATGAAAACAAAATAG
- the acpS gene encoding holo-ACP synthase yields the protein MLSVGNDIVENQRIRELLEKHGDRFLKRVFTDEEVEYCHKHKDPVPFLAGRFACKEAVIKALNLNPGEVADMREIELAGTNFGKKTLVIHGKTEKFFREKGFTSSSVSISHADHYATAVVVFYKEPK from the coding sequence ATGTTATCCGTCGGAAACGACATCGTTGAAAACCAGAGAATTCGTGAACTTCTCGAAAAACATGGAGATCGCTTTTTAAAGAGGGTTTTTACCGACGAGGAAGTCGAATATTGCCACAAACACAAAGACCCGGTTCCCTTTTTGGCGGGTCGATTTGCCTGTAAGGAAGCCGTGATTAAGGCTCTCAACTTAAACCCGGGCGAAGTTGCCGATATGCGCGAGATTGAACTTGCTGGCACCAATTTTGGTAAAAAAACGCTAGTCATCCATGGGAAAACTGAGAAGTTTTTCCGTGAGAAAGGATTTACTAGCAGTTCCGTATCCATCAGCCATGCTGACCATTACGCAACGGCAGTTGTCGTTTTCTACAAGGAGCCCAAATGA